Part of the Aquimarina sp. MAR_2010_214 genome is shown below.
ATATTTGCACCTCAAAGCAAGTAAAGCCTTATAAATAAAGGATAGTTACATATTGTATCGGGAAGTAACCCTACAAAACAAACAAATACCAATCACACAACAAACCCTATAAACTATTGATTATTAGGCATAATTGTTAATAATTACTATTTCTTCGTTAATATCTATTACCTGTTCCTTATGCATCTATTTGTACCTTTGTTGTACCTCGATACGTTTGAGGTACAAATTTTTGGTATAAGGGCGAAATTATGGCACTTATTTCTTCTTAATACTACTTAATGACACTTAGGACTTCTTAATTTATGAGTACAAATATTAGAGTACAACGAATTTGCCAGCATTGCGGAAATGATTTTACCGCTCGTACTACGGTAACTAAATATTGTGGAGACAACTGTGCTAAAAGAGCCTATAAGGTTCGTAAACGGAATGAAAAAATAAATAACAGTAATAGAGAAACTAAAGAAATAATACGCAAACCTATCGAGCAGATTAAAGCCAAGGAATTTCTTACTGTAAATGAAACAGCAATCCTTTTAGGTTGCTCCAAAAGAACCGCCTACCGATTGATTGAAAAAGGAACTATAAAGGCAAAACAACTAAGAAGTACTTGAAACTAACAGAAAAAATTAATCGTGGTGAGAGATTTTCTTTGGAGGAGATTGAAAGGTTATTTATGATTTAACTAAAAAATCATAAGTGTTTGACTAGTATCAATCAGAAAAAAATAAAATAGGGAAATTATCTTTTTTTAATCTATTTTTGGTAAATTAATTTTGACCAACTATGAGTATTCAAGCCAAACTTTTTGTAGACAACAAAGAGTTTATTGTAGAACAACATTATTTTAGTTTCTTTCAAAAAACAGATTATACAGGCAGACCCACTAGCAAGCCTATGAATCGTACTTTTGATTTTGTAATACATGGAAGTCAGGATAACACCTTTTTTGAATGGTCAATTCATCCAAGTATGATGAAAAATTGCAAAATTGTATTTTCATCTCGTTTCGGAACAAGTAAGAGTACTACTATAGAACTATTAGATACTTATTGCTTATATTATAAATTACACTATGTCCATAATAGTACTAGTGCTTTTATGGTGTATTTTAGTTTATCCCCTGCAACGATTCTATTTAATGAACAAGAAATATTATCGCATTGGTGGCGCAAAACTGATCCTGCACTATTAGGGCAACCTGTTATAGAAAGAGAAGATGAAGATATTAAACCAAAAGTTGTAGACTATTATATTACTGATTTAGAAGGAAACAAAAAACCTGAATATGAAGTAGGTGACAAAATTTATGTCGTGGTAAAGACTAAGAACATGATAGGTAAAGAGTTAACTCTTAATTTAGCTGATAAGACAAAAGATTTTAAATATGAAGATGAAATACTTCCTAATGATAGACTAGAAAATTATCAAATAACAAGCAATACAGAAAAAAT
Proteins encoded:
- a CDS encoding helix-turn-helix domain-containing protein encodes the protein MSTNIRVQRICQHCGNDFTARTTVTKYCGDNCAKRAYKVRKRNEKINNSNRETKEIIRKPIEQIKAKEFLTVNETAILLGCSKRTAYRLIEKGTIKAKQLRST
- the tssD gene encoding type VI secretion system tube protein TssD, which gives rise to MSIQAKLFVDNKEFIVEQHYFSFFQKTDYTGRPTSKPMNRTFDFVIHGSQDNTFFEWSIHPSMMKNCKIVFSSRFGTSKSTTIELLDTYCLYYKLHYVHNSTSAFMVYFSLSPATILFNEQEILSHWWRKTDPALLGQPVIEREDEDIKPKVVDYYITDLEGNKKPEYEVGDKIYVVVKTKNMIGKELTLNLADKTKDFKYEDEILPNDRLENYQITSNTEKIKLEVIPEQN